In a single window of the Sediminicoccus sp. KRV36 genome:
- a CDS encoding ABC transporter permease, whose protein sequence is MNGAGVWRLALPLGLAQLMFFAAPLLILLSTSLATDENLSQFSLRAWHEVLGDSFHIQSVLNTLRLGALTVLATMLLAVPLALVHMAAGPRLKRLILIVAVLPLLTSVVVRTFSWIVILGREGVINSTLIATGLATAPAALLQTEPGLILALTQIEMPLMLLPLIAATARIDPALLDASTSLGASLWRTLRRVVLPLALPGLIAGATLVFASAATAFISQSVIGGGRLNYLPALVWQQAMVVFDWPLAAAMALTLMGSVLMVVGALNLLGRNARHA, encoded by the coding sequence GTGAACGGGGCGGGCGTCTGGCGGCTGGCCCTGCCGCTGGGCCTCGCCCAGTTGATGTTCTTCGCGGCCCCGCTGCTGATCCTGCTCAGCACGTCGCTCGCGACCGACGAGAACCTCAGCCAGTTCAGCCTGCGCGCCTGGCATGAGGTGTTGGGGGATTCCTTCCACATCCAGTCGGTGCTGAACACGCTGCGACTGGGTGCGCTGACGGTATTGGCCACCATGCTGCTGGCCGTACCGCTGGCGCTGGTGCACATGGCCGCTGGGCCGCGGTTGAAGCGGCTGATCCTGATCGTCGCTGTGTTGCCGCTGCTGACCTCGGTCGTGGTGCGCACCTTCTCCTGGATCGTGATCCTGGGGCGGGAAGGGGTGATCAACTCCACATTGATCGCCACGGGCCTCGCCACCGCGCCGGCCGCGCTGCTGCAAACCGAGCCGGGGCTGATCCTGGCCCTGACGCAGATCGAGATGCCGCTGATGCTGCTGCCGCTGATCGCGGCCACGGCGCGGATTGATCCGGCCCTGCTGGATGCCTCGACTTCGCTCGGTGCCTCGCTGTGGCGCACGCTGCGGCGCGTCGTGCTGCCATTGGCGCTGCCCGGGCTGATCGCGGGGGCGACGCTGGTCTTCGCGAGTGCCGCCACCGCCTTCATCTCGCAATCCGTGATTGGTGGCGGGCGGTTGAACTACCTGCCGGCGCTGGTCTGGCAGCAGGCGATGGTGGTGTTCGACTGGCCGTTGGCCGCCGCCATGGCGCTGACGCTCATGGGCTCGGTGCTGATGGTGGTAGGGGCCCTGAACCTGCTCGGGAGGAATGCGCGGCATGCCTAG